In a single window of the Platichthys flesus chromosome 5, fPlaFle2.1, whole genome shotgun sequence genome:
- the lap3 gene encoding cytosol aminopeptidase, whose protein sequence is MLLVRRVVQRTNPRRSFSASHSHLSHRKGLVLGVFEKEGEEAGLHLTEAATGFDQTVSGKLSELLTISGPALKKGGSRIFYGVHTDFPCVAVVGLGKSNAGVCGAENWDTGKENIRAAVSAGCRSLQDLEVNHVEVEGCGDAQSAAEGAALGLFHYDQLKSKKKNKVTTQLHGSADSVGWEKGVLYAEGQNLARLLMEGPANHITPTVFASIIEENLAGHAGRVTIKKRSQDWIEEQQMGAFLSVSRGSEEPPVFLEIHYNGAPESTEAPLLLVGKGITFDTGGISLKPSASMDEMRADMGGAATVCSSIVTAAALKLPVNIIGLAPLCENMPSGKATKPGDVVTAKNGKTIQVDNTDAEGRLVLADALCYGHTFNPRAIVNVATLTGAMDVALGSAATGVFTNSDWLWEQLQKASVVTGDRVWRMPLFQHYTRQVTDCQLADVNNVGKYSRSGGACTAAAFLREFVTAPHWAHLDIAGVMSNKDEVPYLRKGMSGRPTRTLVEFAAGLAHHG, encoded by the exons ATGCTTCTCGTGAGGAGAGTCGTGCAGAGGACGAACCCCCGCAGGTCGTTTTCTGCTTCACACTCTCACCTGAGCCACAGGAAG ggtCTGGTGTTGGGGGTGTttgagaaggagggagaggaggctggTCTTCATCTCACAGAGGCAGCGACAGGCTTTGACCAAACAGTGTCAGGAAAACTGTCTGAGCTGCTGACAAT CTCTGGACCTGCACTGAAGAAAGGCGGTAGCAGAATATTCTATGGAGTCCACACG GACTTCCCCTGTGTAGCAGTAGTAGGACTGGGTAAGAGCAATGCAGGAGTGTGTGGGGCAGAGAACTGGGACACCGGCAAGGAGAACATCAGAGCTGCAGTGTCAG CTGGCTGCCGGTCACTCCAGGACCTGGAGGTGAACCACGTGGAGGTGGAGGGCTGCGGTGACGCTCAGTCGGCAGCTGAAGGTGCTGCTCTGGGTCTGTTCCACTATGACCAACTCAAAtccaagaagaagaacaaagtcACAACGCAGCTCCATGGAAG TGCGGACTCGGTCGGGTGGGAGAAAGGAGTTCTTTACGCTGAAGGCCAAAACCTGGCACGGCTGCTCATGGAAGGTCCAGCGAATCACATAACGCCGACTGTGTTTGCCAGCATCATTGAAGAGAATTTAGCAGGACATGCTGGGCGAGTCACCATAAAGAAGAG atCCCAGGACTGGATTGAGGAGCAACAGATGGGCGCCTTCCTCAGCGTGTCCAGAGGCTCAGAGGAGCCCCCTGTCTTCCTGGAGATTCATTACAATGGTGCACCTGAGAGCACGGAGGCCCCGCTTCTCTTAGTGGGCAAAGGCATCACCTTTGACAC TGGAGGTATTTCTCTGAAGCCATCTGCTTCTATGGATGAAATGAGAGCAGACATGGGCGGTGCTGCCACCGTGTGTTCATCcattgtcacagcagcagctttgaaaCTGCCAGTAAACATTATTG gTCTGGCTCCTCTGTGTGAGAACATGCCCAGTGGGAAGGCGACTAAACCAGGTGATGTAGTCACAGCTAAGAATGGAAAAACAATCCAG GTAGATAACACAGATGCAGAGGGCAGACTGGTTCTGGCCGACGCACTCTGTTATGGACACACCTTCAACCCCAGGGCCATCGTCAATGTTGCTACATTGACAG gtGCAATGGATGTCGCGCTCGGCTCAGCAGCAACTGGAGTATTCACAAATTCTGACTGGCTCTGGGAGCAGCTGCAGAAG GCCAGTGTTGTGACGGGTGACAGAGTGTGGCGGATGCCCCTGTTCCAGCACTACACCAGACAGGTGACTGACTGCCAGCTGGCAGACGTCAACAACGTCGGCAAGTACAGCCG TTCTGGAGGAGCATGCACAGCGGCCGCATTCCTGAGAGAGTTTGTCACAGCTCCACATTGGGCTCATCTGGACATCGCTGGTGTGATGAGTAACAAAGATGAAGTTCCCTACCTGAGGAAAGGGATGTCCGGGAGACCAACACGTACACTGGTGGAGTTTGCTGCCGGGCTGGCACATCACGGCTGA
- the clrn2 gene encoding clarin-2 — MPSLWKRITFSVASVLCVGSVVLLVVALATERWVTGRILCKTGVDIVNASSPELEQFVGDIYYGLFQGGKSKRCGLGRRRTKIFIFPKLVRTLNSGLHMMVILFLLVAIGFAVVSLSFCIYNARKIPYQSIKGHKGLYLWNLIAALFGALGVLCFLAALRHHRLTERVANHQEKLFVLVVLEDGLDWSFWLGVGSIGTHFAVCGVVAMSRIKLPKPEIKKPEEPTISALDLLY, encoded by the exons ATGCCTTCTCTGTGGAAACGGATAACGTTCTCAGTGGCCTCGGTGCTCTGCGTCGGCTCGGTGGTCCTCCTGGTCGTGGCCCTGGCCACGGAGCGCTGGGTCACCGGACGGATCCTGTGTAAAACCGGGGTGGACATAGTGAACGCGTCCAGCCCGGAGCTGGAGCAGTTCGTCGGGGACATTTACTACGGTTTGTTCCAGGGAGGGAAGAGCAAGAGGTGCGGGCTCGGGAGGAGGCGAACCAAAATATTCA TTTTTCCAAAGCTCGTGAGAACATTGAACAGCGGCCTTCACATGATGGTGATTCTCTTCCTGCTGGTGGCCATCGGCTTCGCTGTGGTCAGTCTGTCCTTCTGTATTTACAACGCACGCAAGATTCCCTACCAGAGCATCAAGGGGCACAAAGGACTCTACCTGTGGAACTTAATAGCAG CTCTTTTCGGTGCCCTGggtgttttgtgtttcctggCGGCCCTGAGACACCACCGTCTGACCGAGCGGGTGGCTAACCACCAGGAGAAGCTGTTCGTCCTGGTTGTCCTGGAGGATGGCCTGGACTGGTCCTTCTGGCTGGGCGTGGGGAGCATCGGGACTCACTTCGCTGTCTGCGGAGTGGTCGCCATGAGTCGGATCAAGCTGCCCAAACCAGAGATCAAGAAACCGGAGGAGCCCACCATCTCTGCTCTGGACCTGCTCTACTAA